The Cydia amplana chromosome 1, ilCydAmpl1.1, whole genome shotgun sequence DNA segment TACTGTACCTGCTTGGGTAAAGCCAAGTCTTtcctataagaaaaaaaaagcggccaagtgcgagtcggactcgcccatgaagggttccgtatttaggggatttatgacgtattcaaaaaaaaactacttactagatctcgttcaaaccaatttttggtggaagtttgcatggtaatgtacatcatatattttttttagttttatcattctcttattttagaagttacagggggggggacacattttaccactttggaagtgtctctcgcgcaaactattcagtttagaaaaaaaattatattagaaacctcaatatcatttttgaagacctatccatagataccccacacgtatgggtttattgaaaaaaaattttttgagttttagttctaagtatggggaaccccaaaaatttattgtttttttttctatttttgtgtacaaatcttaatgcggttcacagaatacatctacctaccaagtttcaacagtatagttcttatagtttcggaataaagtggctgtgacatacggacggacagacagacggacagacagacagacagacatgacgaatccataagcgttccgtttttttccatttggctacggaaccctaaaaagctgtTGTACAAGTATCTTTTGCACTTAAATTATAACAAGTTAATATGCTTAGTACAGCCAAgtgcagaagttgctaagcgggcgagttgttaaaaattaccttgacacactctCGATTTAAACAGCACAGAGTATTATGTATcaatttttaaatacctataagttAATCACTCTGTTCTACATTCTAAAAATAGATTCCCATTTATTACAATAAGACTTCTAATTTTACCTTTAAATGATTTTAGGTGCACAGAGACTAGTAGAGCACTTACACTCCAAGGGTATTCCTATAGCACTAGCTACTAGCTCTGCTCAAGACAGTGTGGACATGAAAATGAGGAACTTCCAGGAGTTTGTAGGTCTGTTTCACCACCTCACCATGGGCTCAACGGACCCTGAAGTTACCAAGGGCAAGCCGGACCCAGCCATTTTCTTAGTGTGTGCCTCCAGGTTTCCTGATAAACCTAAACCTGAAGATGTaggttaattaatttaatttattttctaacCGCAGAATTGCTTAAAAAAGCCAAagctaataaagtaggtatacttataaaGGTGATTGTTTCCAGTGTCTTGTATTTGAAGATGCAGTTAATGGAGTAAAGGCTGCAAATGCAGCAAATATGCAAGTGGTAGCAGTACCTGACCCTCGCATAGATCCCGCCTTACTAAATACTGCCACTTTAGTCTTGAATTCATTAGAAGAATTTAAGCCAGAGCTATTTGGTCTTCCAGCTTTTGATTAAGAGCTTTAAAAAGGTGAGATAGTTGAAATATTTTTGTTGCTTAAAATGTTCTGTTGTACTTGTTTTGATAGATGGTTGTTAAACTaatagattttatttataaatgtgtAGCACAACATTAAGGTTGGCATCATTGTTACTGAACCAATTAATTCTACTACTGTAAGTGTCCAGAGTATTTATTAAGAAATCATGCTAACTCATCTAGTCAAACAATATTAGTATTACAAATACACAGTAAGTACTTGAATACTGTCATAtcataatatacagggtgccatttgagtcgtgatcagtaatatgtttttctaactccataaacaacaagCAATttatgcccctactcttactaaaatcagacaagattttttttattttttgtcatttattttacttttataagtggatttaggatattacaacagcttattaagatatttaaattagtaaattgaatcggaactgtcattgacatcaattttgtcatttgtcccagttagaaataaaatttacttaatttttcatttgaaatatcttacaaagctgtttaaataccacattgctacttgtaaaagtaaaataaatgacaaaaaattaacaacaaaataaaattaatcttgtctgattttagtaagggtagggcattaaattgctcgttgtttatggagttagaaatagtacattattgcagaggccgggaaagggcaattcgtggatgagtttcgatgtGGATGAGctacgcgtcgtccgacaaagaagacgaatccacgaattgctattcctgccgaggcatatatagtgcttttctccaaatcatgcgaggaaataaagtaaaataataactatttaagcatcgagcatcactcaaatcgaaacttcacatcaaaaacgtcaaaaacaatttccctctttaatttatttttaaaagttaaaggcacatacttattctgccattcagtaccattcaatattcgtccattgaaaatatagt contains these protein-coding regions:
- the LOC134647399 gene encoding pseudouridine-5'-phosphatase-like; the protein is MAFKKVSHVLFDLDGLLIDSEILYTQAFTTICAKFGKEFTWELKSSLLGFQGHECAEKIITNLELPLTVQEFMKLCQKEYEVLFPKVQLMPGAQRLVEHLHSKGIPIALATSSAQDSVDMKMRNFQEFVGLFHHLTMGSTDPEVTKGKPDPAIFLVCASRFPDKPKPEDCLVFEDAVNGVKAANAANMQVVAVPDPRIDPALLNTATLVLNSLEEFKPELFGLPAFD